The proteins below are encoded in one region of Pirellulales bacterium:
- a CDS encoding phosphatidylglycerophosphatase A, producing MDWRALSVVLATGFWAGRIPWAPGTFGALWGLPLSWAISFLPEIWLQVAAIVAINLVGIPLCTAAARKFGGVKDPGAIVFDEIATMPIAFFLVPRIALQQPIILAAGFALHRLFDITKPPPARQLEQLPDGLGIMADDWAAGAYACLALHALHWAGAFGSLWLRG from the coding sequence GTGGACTGGCGGGCGCTGTCAGTCGTGCTGGCGACCGGATTTTGGGCCGGGCGAATTCCTTGGGCGCCGGGCACCTTCGGAGCGCTCTGGGGCTTGCCGCTAAGCTGGGCGATCAGTTTTCTGCCGGAGATTTGGTTGCAGGTTGCCGCGATCGTCGCGATCAATCTCGTCGGCATTCCGCTTTGTACCGCCGCCGCGCGGAAGTTTGGCGGCGTGAAAGACCCGGGCGCGATCGTATTCGACGAGATCGCCACGATGCCGATCGCCTTTTTTCTCGTGCCTCGGATCGCGCTTCAACAACCAATCATCCTCGCCGCGGGTTTCGCGCTGCATCGTCTGTTTGACATCACCAAGCCGCCGCCGGCCCGGCAGCTTGAGCAACTCCCCGACGGGTTGGGAATCATGGCCGACGATTGGGCCGCCGGCGCCTACGCCTGCCTCGCCCTGCACGCGCTGCATTGGGCAGGCGCGTTTGGCTCGCTCTGGCTCAGGGGATGA
- a CDS encoding HlyD family secretion protein produces MAKAQIQPAVASPQPAMPPSIEPHPVVSPQSQADGNAAAISATPRRHRRRKWLIAGAAVIGIAILVLVGIPMIREALTTVSTDDAYVNGHVTFVAPRVAGQVTQVLVDDNNRVRAGDLLVQLDPKPYQVQVELEKAALDAAKTDLAGAQSQVRGYAAQARSLRFKLQHTIEDIDNQIALLRAKVAQLATKQATLARAKADYERGKKLVESRAIAQEDFDQRQAAFRVAEADMNEALEEVYQSRASLGLPREPPDGKDLSQVPPDLDQTASAVREALYAMIQSAALLGVYPSSYELTPKRTIEEFMRRDPSADVNRIYEKLLLGAPAVKQAETRVAMAQANLDQAELNLSYCKIYAVIDGVVTRRNVNPGNNVQVGQGLMAVRSLTEIWIDANFKETQLDWLRIGQPADLVVDMYVGRRVFKGRVSGFTMGTGSTLSLLPAENATGNFVKVVQRLPVRIDLVEPNPEDSPLFIGLSVTPYVHVNEQPTGPEAGKFLQPHVVAAAVESVAPNSTGAGGAAIPAGPSRPPAADLPTAPAPTGLPLPQSPMK; encoded by the coding sequence ATGGCGAAGGCCCAGATTCAACCTGCCGTGGCGTCGCCGCAACCCGCCATGCCGCCGAGTATCGAGCCGCACCCAGTAGTTTCACCGCAATCGCAAGCTGACGGCAATGCCGCTGCAATTTCTGCAACGCCCCGGCGGCACCGACGCCGAAAGTGGCTCATCGCCGGAGCGGCAGTCATCGGGATCGCGATTCTCGTCCTGGTCGGCATACCGATGATTCGCGAAGCCCTGACCACGGTCTCCACCGACGATGCCTACGTCAATGGACACGTGACGTTTGTCGCCCCGCGCGTGGCAGGGCAAGTGACGCAGGTGCTGGTGGATGACAACAACCGTGTTCGCGCCGGTGATTTGCTGGTTCAATTGGACCCGAAACCGTATCAGGTGCAGGTCGAATTGGAAAAGGCGGCATTGGACGCCGCCAAGACCGACCTGGCCGGCGCCCAATCGCAAGTGCGCGGTTACGCGGCCCAAGCCCGCAGCCTGCGATTCAAGCTCCAGCACACCATCGAGGACATCGACAACCAGATTGCGTTGCTGCGGGCCAAAGTCGCGCAGCTTGCAACCAAGCAAGCCACGCTCGCCCGGGCCAAGGCCGATTACGAGCGCGGCAAGAAGCTCGTGGAATCGCGGGCCATCGCTCAAGAGGACTTCGACCAGCGACAGGCGGCCTTTCGCGTGGCGGAAGCCGACATGAACGAAGCGCTGGAAGAGGTGTATCAGTCGCGGGCGTCGCTCGGCTTGCCGCGGGAGCCGCCTGATGGAAAGGACTTGAGCCAGGTCCCGCCGGACCTCGATCAAACTGCCTCCGCAGTGCGCGAGGCCCTGTATGCCATGATTCAAAGCGCGGCGTTGTTGGGAGTTTATCCGTCGTCGTACGAACTTACTCCGAAGCGGACGATCGAGGAGTTCATGCGCCGCGATCCCAGCGCCGACGTGAATCGAATCTACGAAAAACTGCTCCTCGGTGCGCCGGCCGTCAAGCAGGCCGAGACCCGAGTGGCGATGGCGCAGGCCAACTTGGACCAGGCCGAGCTGAATCTCAGCTACTGCAAAATCTACGCGGTCATCGACGGCGTCGTCACGCGACGGAACGTCAACCCCGGCAATAATGTGCAAGTGGGCCAAGGCCTGATGGCCGTCCGCTCGCTGACCGAGATTTGGATCGACGCCAATTTCAAGGAAACGCAGCTCGATTGGCTGCGAATCGGCCAGCCCGCAGACCTGGTTGTCGATATGTATGTTGGCCGCCGCGTGTTCAAGGGGCGGGTTTCGGGCTTCACGATGGGCACCGGCTCGACGCTGTCGCTCTTGCCAGCGGAGAACGCCACGGGTAACTTCGTGAAAGTCGTGCAGCGATTGCCGGTGCGAATCGATCTCGTCGAGCCGAACCCGGAGGACAGCCCGCTGTTCATCGGGCTTTCCGTCACGCCGTATGTTCACGTCAACGAACAGCCGACGGGCCCCGAGGCGGGGAAATTCCTTCAGCCGCACGTGGTTGCGGCGGCAGTCGAAAGCGTCGCGCCGAATTCGACCGGCGCCGGCGGCGCTGCGATTCCGGCCGGCCCGTCGCGGC